In Oreochromis niloticus isolate F11D_XX linkage group LG5, O_niloticus_UMD_NMBU, whole genome shotgun sequence, a single window of DNA contains:
- the nop56 gene encoding nucleolar protein 56 — protein sequence MVLLHVLFEHAAGYALFAVKEVEEIGMLLPQVEASVLSLGKFNSMVSLAAFFPFKSAQAALENMNAISEGMVHADLKLFLETNLPQSGKKKSVLGVSDAKIGAALQEELSSSIQTGGVVAEITRGLRLHFHSLVKGLTALAASKAQLGLGHSYSRAKVKFNVNRVDNMIIQSIALLDQLDKDINTFSMRVREWYGYHFPELIKIVSDNSMYCRLAQLIGNRKELSEESLESLEEVVMDSAKAQAILDASRSSMGMDISPIDLINIERFSSRVVSLAAYRLELQEYLRSKMSQVAPNLAALIGEVVGARLISHAGSLTNLAKYPASTVQILGAEKALFRALKTRGNTPKYGLIFHSTFIGRAAAKNKGRISRYLANKCTIASRIDCFSELPTSVFGDKLREQVEERLSFYETGDVPRKNVDVMKEALKEATDVAAEIKRKLEKKEKKRKKREKKLQELEENGEANGDAEVENGEEDNTLKKKKKKKQAAEEMEAQAEEAPSGENGEETSAKKKKKRKAESEEVEEAPDAEDGAEETETPAKKKKKRKSEAMDTQPEETPETPVTEKKKKKKK from the exons ATG GTGTTGCTGCACGTGTTGTTCGAGCACGCGGCGGGCTATGCGCTGTTCGCCGTCAAAGAAGTGGAGGAGATCGGCATGCTGCTGCCCCAG GTGGAGGCGAGCGTGCTGAGCCTCGGAAAGTTTAACAGCATGGTGAGCTTAGCCGCCTTCTTCCCCTTCAAGTCGGCCCAGGCCGCCCTGGAGAACATGAACGCCATCTCTGAAG GTATGGTTCATGCTGACCTGAAGCTGTTCCTAGAGACCAATCTGCCCCAGTCTGGGAAGAAAAAATCAGTGTTGGGGGTTTCTGATGCCAAGATTGGAGCAGCGTTACAAGAAGAACTTAGCAGTTCAATCCAAACTGGAGGGGTGGTGGCTGAGATCACACGAG GTTTGCGTCTGCACTTCCACTCTCTGGTGAAAGGTCTGACTGCCCTGGCTGCCTCCAAGGCACAGTTGGGTCTTGGCCACAGCTACTCCAGAGCTAAAGTCAAGTTTAATGTCAACAGGGTAGATAACATGATCATCCAGTCCATTGCTCTGTTGGATCAGCTGGACAAAGACATCAACACCTTCTCCATGCGTGTCCG TGAATGGTATGGCTACCACTTTCCGGAGCTCATCAAAATTGTGTCCGACAACTCGATGTACTGCCGCCTGGCTCAGCTCATTGGAAACAGGAAGGAGTTGTCAGAGGAGAGCCTAGAAAGTTTAGAGGAGGTGGTGATGGACAGTGCCAAGGCTCAGGCCATCCTGGATGCATCACGCTCCTCTATGG GTATGGATATATCTCCCATTGACCTGATTAACATCGAGAGGTTTTCGAGTCGTGTCGTGTCTCTGGCTGCCTACCGGCTGGAGCTGCAGGAGTATCTGCGCTCTAAGATGAGCCAAGTGGCTCCAAACCTGGCAGCCTTGATTGGAGAAGTG GTTGGAGCGCGTCTGATCTCCCACGCCGGCAGTCTGACCAACCTTGCCAAGTATCCAGCATCCACGGTTCAGATCTTGGGAGCAGAGAAGGCCCTGTTCAG AGCCCTGAAAACACGTGGAAACACCCCCAAGTACGGCCTCATTTTCCACTCGACTTTCATCGGCCGTGCCGCTGCCAAGAACAAAGGTCGCATCTCCAGATATCTGGCAAACAAGTGCACAATCGCCTCACGTATCGACTGCTTCTCAG AGTTGCCTACGAGCGTGTTTGGTGACAAGCTGCGTGAACAGGTCGAAGAGCGGCTGTCTTTCTATGAGACCGGCGATGTACCACGGAAAAATGTGGATGTCATGAAGGAGGCTCTCAAAGAG GCTACTGATGTTGCAGCTGAGATCAAACGCAAACTagagaagaaggaaaagaaacgTAAGAAGCGTGAGAAGAAGTTACAAGAACTTGAAGAAAATGGAGAAGCTAACGGTGATGCAGAG GTGGAGAATGGAGAGGAGGACAACACtcttaagaagaagaaaaagaagaaacaagcaGCTGAGGAGATGGAAGCACAGGCAGAGGAGGCCCCCTCTGGAGAAAATGGAGAAGAGACTTCAgccaagaagaaaaagaaacgaaAAGCGGAGTCGgaggaagtagaggaagctccAGATGCCGAGGATGGAGCTGAGGAAACTGAGACTCCagcgaagaagaagaagaagcgaAAAAGTGAAGCTATGGACACACAGCCAGAGGAGACCCCAGAAACACCTgtgactgaaaagaaaaagaaaaagaagaaataa